A part of Magnetospirillum sp. ME-1 genomic DNA contains:
- a CDS encoding ABC transporter permease produces MLPLGLAIALQHLRHRRRQTLVSLLGVSLGVAFFIGISAMMQGFQRDFIARIIDVQPHIIVKDEVRAAPRQAVERAYPDGAVSLRGLKPREEVRGIRGARNMLATLEEMPGVHVAPALSGNLLLRFGGKDVSVNVTGIQPERERHVTHLEKDLLSGSLDALYTTSNGIILGEGVAAKAGIRKDDLISAVSPQGVMLKMKVVGIFRSNITLMDNFEVYTLLKKAQILQNRPNVINRLNLRLDDVEQAGPLAAEIERRFGYRSEPWMEQSRNVLGIFVIQNAIMYSTVSAILIVACFGIFNVISTVVFEKTRDIGILKSMGFRDRDIRRIFVMEGLIVGLIGTVIGWLMGWGLIEFMASLDFQMEGFIKAQGFVLYRTPRHYAISAAMAIASATLAAWVPARRASRLNPVDIVRGAG; encoded by the coding sequence GTGCTGCCGCTCGGCCTCGCCATCGCGCTCCAGCACCTGCGCCACCGGCGGCGCCAGACCCTGGTGTCGCTGCTGGGCGTGTCGCTGGGCGTCGCCTTCTTCATCGGCATCTCGGCCATGATGCAGGGCTTCCAGCGCGACTTCATCGCGCGGATCATCGACGTCCAGCCCCACATCATCGTCAAGGACGAGGTGCGCGCCGCGCCCCGCCAGGCGGTGGAGCGGGCCTATCCCGACGGCGCCGTCTCCTTGCGCGGACTCAAACCCCGCGAAGAGGTGCGCGGCATAAGGGGCGCGCGCAACATGCTGGCCACCCTCGAGGAAATGCCGGGCGTCCACGTGGCCCCGGCGCTGTCCGGCAATCTGCTGCTGCGCTTCGGCGGCAAGGACGTCTCGGTCAACGTCACCGGCATCCAGCCCGAACGCGAACGCCACGTCACCCATCTGGAAAAGGACCTGCTGTCGGGCAGCCTCGACGCCCTTTACACCACCTCCAACGGCATCATCCTGGGCGAGGGCGTGGCGGCCAAGGCCGGCATCCGCAAGGACGACCTGATCTCGGCGGTATCGCCCCAGGGCGTGATGCTGAAGATGAAGGTCGTCGGAATCTTCCGCAGCAACATCACCCTGATGGACAATTTCGAGGTCTATACCCTGCTGAAGAAGGCGCAGATCCTCCAGAACCGTCCCAACGTCATCAACCGCCTCAACCTCAGGCTCGACGACGTGGAGCAGGCCGGGCCGCTGGCCGCCGAGATCGAACGCCGCTTCGGCTACCGCTCGGAACCCTGGATGGAGCAGTCGCGCAACGTGCTGGGCATCTTCGTCATCCAAAACGCCATCATGTATTCCACGGTCAGCGCCATCCTGATCGTCGCCTGCTTCGGCATCTTCAACGTCATCTCCACCGTGGTGTTCGAGAAGACCAGGGACATCGGCATCCTGAAATCCATGGGATTTCGGGATCGAGACATCCGCCGCATCTTCGTCATGGAGGGCCTGATCGTCGGCCTGATCGGCACGGTGATCGGCTGGCTGATGGGCTGGGGCCTGATCGAGTTCATGGCCTCGCTCGACTTCCAGATGGAGGGCTTCATCAAGGCCCAGGGCTTCGTGCTCTACCGCACGCCGCGCCACTACGCCATCAGCGCCGCCATGGCCATCGCCTCGGCCACCCTGGCCGCCTGGGTGCCGGCAAGGCGCGCCTCGCGCCTCAATCCGGTGGATATCGTCAGAGGAGCCGGCTGA